The Salinibacterium sp. M195 genome includes a window with the following:
- a CDS encoding winged helix-turn-helix domain-containing protein yields MSLATIERTPRTSFAPAAPALAPTHVARELSLAVQPARDTRPVAAAAPAVPAAPAAEAPRLRAVPQGTEARGFVLYVGIDELKAAAAGTDLSAIVEQLKLLTQQLVPGSETHAAVALAPVGAGGRDVDVVRLALQDPSALAKHRQAEEPVEKPASGVVVDLSRKRVLIDDEPAALTYKEFELLQFLILRESQTIARAQLISTLWSAEDDEAPNERTIDVHIRRLRSKLGAYEDVVRTVRGIGYRYDRHPDVSVRFASTPSPDFI; encoded by the coding sequence ATGTCTCTCGCAACCATCGAACGTACCCCTCGCACCTCTTTCGCTCCGGCGGCCCCCGCCCTTGCGCCAACTCACGTAGCTCGTGAGCTGTCACTTGCCGTGCAGCCAGCGCGCGACACTCGCCCTGTTGCAGCTGCGGCTCCCGCCGTTCCTGCCGCGCCCGCAGCCGAGGCACCTCGCCTTCGCGCTGTACCTCAGGGAACCGAAGCCCGCGGCTTTGTGCTGTACGTCGGCATCGACGAGCTCAAGGCAGCAGCTGCCGGCACTGACCTGAGCGCCATTGTTGAGCAGCTCAAACTCCTCACGCAGCAACTCGTGCCGGGCTCCGAAACACACGCCGCTGTAGCCCTCGCCCCGGTGGGCGCCGGCGGACGCGACGTCGACGTCGTGCGCCTCGCCCTTCAAGACCCCTCAGCTCTTGCCAAGCACCGCCAGGCCGAAGAGCCAGTCGAGAAGCCAGCCAGCGGCGTCGTCGTTGACCTTTCCCGCAAGCGCGTGCTCATCGACGACGAACCTGCAGCGCTCACCTACAAAGAATTCGAGCTGCTGCAGTTCCTCATCCTGCGCGAATCCCAGACGATCGCTCGCGCCCAGCTAATCTCGACTCTTTGGTCTGCCGAAGACGACGAAGCTCCCAACGAGCGCACCATCGACGTACACATCCGTCGCCTTCGCTCCAAGCTCGGCGCGTACGAAGATGTTGTTCGTACGGTTCGTGGCATCGGATACCGCTACGACCGTCATCCGGATGTCTCGGTACGTTTCGCTTCGACCCCGAGCCCCGACTTTATCTAG
- a CDS encoding VOC family protein, whose translation MEIRFIAGFAAITTDSSRDNNFFVNVLGLPLQAPESAPESDYVSSDDIPGAKHFGVWPLTDAAQSCFGSTTWPSTHPVPHATVEFEVDDVASAVKELVETGHELIHDTRTEPWGQVIARLQTADGLLIGVCFTPWLRED comes from the coding sequence ATGGAGATTCGATTCATCGCGGGCTTCGCAGCGATCACTACTGATTCGTCGCGCGACAACAACTTTTTTGTGAATGTTCTTGGATTGCCACTTCAGGCACCCGAGAGCGCACCGGAATCTGACTACGTTTCGTCAGATGACATTCCCGGGGCGAAACACTTTGGGGTCTGGCCACTCACCGACGCCGCACAATCGTGTTTCGGCAGCACGACTTGGCCATCCACCCATCCGGTTCCCCACGCCACTGTCGAGTTCGAAGTTGACGATGTTGCCAGTGCCGTCAAAGAGCTCGTCGAAACCGGCCACGAACTCATCCACGACACTCGCACCGAACCGTGGGGTCAAGTGATCGCCCGCCTTCAAACCGCCGACGGACTACTTATTGGCGTGTGCTTTACGCCGTGGCTGCGTGAAGACTGA
- a CDS encoding pyridoxamine 5'-phosphate oxidase family protein, with amino-acid sequence MTTTDATRMPEKMSRDRAALDALLDSEIVGNVAYVHDDGTPGVLPTAVARLDDELIVHGSTGSRWMRLVSGAPVAISVTAVGGIVVARSAFESSLIYSSAVLFGSFRMLEGDEKSAALDALTEKLIPGRGAEVRPNNKKELAATLVLALPIAEWSLRTSDDWPEDTDDDIAGDSWGGQVRFGARAVEVVASPDLRSGIRVPESVRAFE; translated from the coding sequence ATGACAACGACTGATGCCACCCGGATGCCCGAGAAGATGTCGCGCGATCGGGCGGCCCTTGACGCTCTGCTCGACTCGGAGATCGTTGGGAATGTCGCCTACGTTCACGACGACGGAACCCCGGGTGTTTTGCCGACCGCAGTAGCGCGCCTCGACGATGAACTGATCGTGCACGGCTCCACCGGCTCGCGCTGGATGCGCCTCGTATCGGGAGCGCCCGTTGCGATCTCGGTCACAGCTGTCGGCGGCATTGTCGTCGCCCGCTCAGCATTCGAATCGTCGCTCATCTACAGCAGTGCCGTGCTGTTCGGGTCGTTCCGGATGCTCGAAGGCGACGAGAAATCGGCCGCGCTCGATGCCCTCACCGAGAAACTCATTCCCGGCCGCGGCGCCGAAGTGCGCCCCAACAACAAGAAAGAACTCGCCGCGACGCTCGTGCTCGCGTTGCCGATCGCGGAGTGGTCGTTGCGCACCTCCGACGACTGGCCCGAAGACACCGACGACGACATTGCGGGAGACTCCTGGGGTGGGCAAGTGCGGTTTGGGGCTCGAGCCGTGGAGGTTGTCGCCTCGCCCGACCTGCGCTCCGGCATCCGCGTGCCTGAGTCTGTTCGGGCATTCGAATAG
- a CDS encoding multidrug efflux SMR transporter, translating into MYWLVLILSGVLEAVWATALGKSEGFTKLWPTVIFGVAILVSMGGLGYAMREIPIGTAYAIWVGIGAALTVTYAMVFGGEPISWVKVLLITGLIGCIVGLKLVDTAH; encoded by the coding sequence GTGTACTGGCTTGTTCTGATACTTTCTGGCGTGCTCGAAGCCGTCTGGGCTACCGCCCTCGGCAAGTCGGAGGGCTTCACGAAGCTCTGGCCGACGGTGATTTTCGGCGTCGCCATTCTCGTGAGCATGGGCGGCCTCGGCTATGCCATGCGCGAGATCCCTATCGGCACCGCCTACGCAATCTGGGTCGGCATCGGCGCTGCACTGACCGTGACCTACGCCATGGTGTTCGGCGGCGAGCCCATCTCGTGGGTCAAGGTGTTGCTCATCACCGGACTGATCGGATGCATCGTCGGGCTCAAGTTGGTCGACACGGCGCACTAG
- a CDS encoding MepB family protein, with product MNVTTAPLHPDVAYAIQELGELLPETTPLAPEPDNAEYGAFTTAPAGTRFRVAKLTPTKPGLFVTVWRRASDGTTQPLRSDDGTQNLVVIARDGNNHGAFIFPLSTLIAHGIVSVDGHGGKRGFRVYPPWADTRNRQAQSTQEWQCEHFQPFSPH from the coding sequence ATGAACGTGACCACTGCTCCGCTGCATCCCGACGTTGCGTACGCCATTCAGGAACTCGGCGAACTCCTGCCCGAGACGACCCCGCTCGCGCCCGAGCCAGACAACGCCGAATACGGCGCCTTCACCACCGCCCCCGCCGGCACCCGGTTTCGGGTCGCGAAACTCACCCCCACCAAGCCCGGACTCTTCGTCACCGTCTGGCGCCGAGCCAGCGACGGCACCACCCAACCGCTGCGCAGCGACGACGGCACCCAGAACCTTGTCGTCATCGCTCGTGACGGCAACAACCATGGCGCCTTCATCTTCCCGCTCAGCACCCTGATCGCCCACGGCATCGTCTCAGTCGACGGGCACGGCGGCAAACGCGGCTTTCGCGTGTACCCGCCGTGGGCCGACACCCGCAATCGCCAAGCCCAGAGCACCCAAGAATGGCAGTGCGAACACTTTCAGCCGTTCAGCCCTCACTGA
- a CDS encoding mechanosensitive ion channel family protein: protein MTTFSVRLEPVDFSDVFERVQNIFTSLILALPNVVLGVLTFLVFWAISWLVAKLVRAGVKRAGRPKGLQVVLSRLVAWAILGFGLLVALTVIFPTITPASLFASLGVGGVVIGFAFRDIFQNLLSGILILITRPFRIGDQIVSSDHEGEVVDIQVRATLMRTYDNRVVVIPNSQLYTERVVVNTAYETRRLSVEVGIGYDDNIADARAAIIGAIDGLSGIVAEPAPTVLVRSLGDFSVNLEVRFWINPPDRREALEAQDQALEAIKRALAEADIEIPFPIQQLKIEDGSAHTRGDG from the coding sequence ATGACAACTTTCAGTGTGCGGCTGGAGCCGGTCGATTTCAGCGATGTGTTCGAGCGGGTGCAGAACATCTTCACATCGCTAATTCTGGCCCTGCCCAACGTGGTGCTTGGCGTTCTGACTTTCCTCGTCTTTTGGGCAATCTCGTGGCTGGTGGCGAAACTGGTGCGTGCGGGGGTGAAGCGTGCAGGTCGCCCCAAAGGTCTGCAGGTAGTCCTGAGCAGGCTGGTGGCGTGGGCGATCCTGGGGTTCGGGTTGTTGGTGGCCCTGACCGTGATTTTTCCCACCATCACTCCGGCCTCGCTCTTTGCCAGCCTCGGCGTTGGTGGTGTGGTGATCGGTTTCGCGTTCCGCGACATTTTTCAGAACCTGTTGTCGGGCATCCTGATCTTGATTACTCGACCATTCCGAATTGGCGACCAAATAGTATCGAGCGATCACGAAGGCGAAGTGGTAGATATCCAGGTGCGCGCCACGCTGATGCGCACGTATGACAATCGGGTGGTTGTCATCCCGAACAGCCAGCTGTATACCGAGCGGGTCGTGGTGAACACGGCGTATGAGACCCGTCGCCTCAGCGTTGAGGTCGGTATCGGCTACGACGACAACATTGCGGATGCTCGCGCCGCGATCATTGGCGCGATTGATGGATTGTCGGGAATCGTCGCTGAGCCCGCGCCGACGGTGCTGGTGAGGTCACTCGGCGACTTCAGCGTGAACCTTGAGGTTCGGTTTTGGATTAATCCACCGGATCGCCGTGAGGCGCTCGAGGCGCAAGATCAGGCTCTCGAAGCGATCAAGCGGGCGCTCGCTGAGGCGGACATTGAGATCCCGTTCCCCATTCAGCAGCTCAAAATTGAAGACGGATCAGCTCACACTCGCGGGGATGGCTGA
- a CDS encoding deoxyribodipyrimidine photo-lyase, whose amino-acid sequence MSGNQNQPSIVWLRNDLRLADNPALTAAASEGRPLVVAYIHDETGDGIRPLGAASKWWLHHSLIALDAALQNLGGQLTLRHGPAAQVLPALVDELGAASVHWNRRYTAARDIDAGLKTRLREQGLAVESHQGNLLNEPWQIRNGQGEPYKVFTPYWRAAQDRPVRDALPAPTAAELSWAADSPACDDLADWNLLPTRPDWAEGLREAWTPGEDGAHDRLESFVAERLADYHRRDEPAVEATSGLSPHLRFGEISPTQVWNRLRGNGSGSGTGPDADSGSADVPTAARKNIAKFLSEIGWREFSTALLFDNPRLATDSYRPAYNAFPWGYTVDEIGAVDKPAGIDEVEAWRRGRTGIPLVDAGMRELWHTGTMHNRVRMVVASFLIKNLLIDWRAGEQWFWETLVDADEASNPANWQWVAGSGADAAPYFRVFNPVLQQKKFDPTGEYVARWIPELGTDAYPAPIVDLAETRREALEAYTAVKAAAASN is encoded by the coding sequence GTGAGCGGAAACCAGAATCAGCCCTCCATCGTGTGGCTGCGCAACGACCTGCGACTAGCCGACAATCCTGCGCTAACGGCGGCCGCGAGCGAAGGCCGACCGCTTGTTGTCGCTTACATTCATGATGAAACCGGCGACGGCATCCGACCGCTGGGTGCAGCGAGCAAGTGGTGGCTGCATCACAGCCTCATTGCTCTGGATGCCGCCCTGCAGAATCTAGGCGGCCAACTAACCCTGCGTCACGGCCCAGCCGCGCAGGTGCTGCCGGCGCTCGTGGACGAGCTCGGCGCCGCCTCGGTGCACTGGAACCGTCGCTACACGGCCGCCCGCGATATTGACGCCGGCCTCAAAACGAGACTGCGCGAGCAGGGGCTCGCGGTCGAGAGCCATCAGGGCAATCTGCTGAACGAGCCGTGGCAGATTCGCAATGGGCAGGGCGAGCCGTACAAGGTCTTCACTCCGTATTGGCGTGCCGCCCAAGATCGCCCGGTGCGGGACGCGCTGCCTGCGCCGACCGCAGCCGAGCTGAGCTGGGCCGCTGACTCCCCCGCGTGCGATGACCTCGCCGACTGGAATTTGCTCCCCACCCGCCCCGACTGGGCCGAGGGGCTGCGCGAAGCCTGGACTCCCGGCGAAGATGGCGCCCACGATCGCCTCGAGAGTTTTGTCGCAGAACGCCTCGCCGACTATCACCGCCGCGACGAGCCCGCCGTCGAGGCCACGAGCGGCCTGAGCCCGCACTTGCGGTTCGGGGAGATCAGCCCCACCCAGGTGTGGAACCGGCTGCGCGGCAATGGCAGCGGCTCCGGCACCGGCCCAGATGCAGACAGCGGCTCCGCCGACGTGCCGACCGCCGCACGCAAGAACATCGCCAAGTTCCTGAGCGAGATCGGCTGGCGCGAATTCTCCACCGCCCTTCTCTTCGACAACCCGCGGCTCGCGACCGACAGCTACCGCCCCGCCTACAACGCGTTCCCCTGGGGTTACACCGTCGACGAGATCGGCGCCGTCGACAAACCCGCCGGAATCGACGAGGTCGAGGCGTGGCGTCGCGGCCGCACCGGCATCCCCCTCGTCGACGCCGGGATGCGCGAACTCTGGCACACCGGCACGATGCACAACCGCGTGCGCATGGTCGTCGCGAGCTTCCTGATCAAGAACCTGCTCATCGACTGGCGAGCAGGCGAACAGTGGTTCTGGGAGACCCTCGTTGACGCCGACGAGGCCAGCAACCCCGCCAACTGGCAGTGGGTTGCCGGATCTGGTGCGGATGCCGCCCCCTACTTCCGCGTGTTCAACCCGGTGCTGCAGCAGAAAAAGTTTGATCCCACTGGCGAATACGTTGCCCGCTGGATCCCCGAACTCGGCACCGACGCGTATCCCGCCCCCATCGTGGATCTCGCCGAGACCCGTCGCGAAGCGCTCGAGGCCTACACGGCCGTGAAAGCAGCAGCAGCGTCAAACTAA
- a CDS encoding metal-dependent transcriptional regulator, which produces MSVTELSVSTQNYLKAVWGLSEWSDVPVTATVIAEKTGFTLSSVSDAVRRLTDQGFLDHARYGSIALTDVGRAHAVAMVRRHRLIESFLVSVLGYGWDQVHDEAENLEHAVSDFMVERIDEFLEHPTRDPHGDPIPSADGIVTIPDAVQLSRIAPGSTVVIERISDEDPELLKFFEERGIVFEATLSVSAGAPYSDALDVQVNGVGDGIALGRGASDALYVSGGALTE; this is translated from the coding sequence ATGTCAGTCACGGAACTCTCGGTCAGCACCCAGAACTACTTAAAGGCGGTCTGGGGCCTTTCTGAATGGTCAGATGTTCCCGTCACGGCCACGGTAATCGCCGAGAAAACTGGCTTCACTCTCTCGAGCGTGTCGGATGCGGTGCGTCGCCTCACCGATCAGGGCTTCCTTGATCACGCCCGTTACGGCTCCATCGCTCTCACCGATGTTGGTCGTGCTCACGCTGTGGCCATGGTTCGCCGCCACCGCCTGATCGAATCTTTTCTGGTGAGCGTGCTCGGCTACGGCTGGGATCAGGTTCACGATGAGGCCGAAAACCTTGAGCATGCCGTCTCTGACTTCATGGTCGAGCGCATTGACGAGTTTCTCGAACACCCCACCCGCGACCCGCACGGTGACCCGATCCCGAGCGCCGATGGCATCGTGACGATCCCGGATGCCGTGCAGTTGAGCCGCATCGCCCCCGGCAGCACCGTGGTCATCGAGCGTATTTCCGACGAGGATCCCGAACTGCTCAAGTTCTTCGAAGAGCGCGGCATCGTGTTCGAAGCGACCCTCAGTGTCAGTGCGGGCGCGCCGTACTCCGACGCGCTCGACGTGCAGGTCAATGGCGTTGGCGACGGCATCGCTCTCGGCCGCGGCGCCAGCGATGCCCTCTACGTTTCGGGCGGCGCTCTCACCGAATAG
- a CDS encoding metal ABC transporter permease, producing the protein MSPLDFLLEPLSYDFMQRAMATSVIAAIVCAVLSCWLVLVGWSLMGDAVSHSVLPGVVLAYVVGAPFALGALIFGFLAVGLIGAVRNTSRIKEDAAIGIVFTTLFALGLVLISVIPSQTDLNHIIFGNLLGVSSADLLQVVILGVVTFSILIIKRRDFTLYAFDATHAHAIGLNPKVLGAALLGLLALTSVVALQAVGVVLVVALLIIPGATAYLLTDRFARMLVIAPALSALAAIVGLYLSYYLDTASGGMIVLVQGCIFALVYLFSPKQGLIGKRIGASRRRRMLAAR; encoded by the coding sequence ATGAGCCCCCTCGACTTTCTTCTCGAACCGCTGAGCTACGACTTCATGCAGCGGGCTATGGCAACGAGTGTGATTGCCGCGATCGTCTGTGCCGTGCTGTCATGCTGGCTCGTGCTCGTCGGCTGGTCGCTCATGGGCGACGCCGTCTCGCATTCCGTGTTGCCCGGAGTGGTTCTGGCCTATGTGGTCGGGGCGCCGTTCGCGCTTGGTGCCCTCATCTTCGGCTTCCTTGCTGTCGGCCTCATCGGTGCCGTGCGCAATACCAGCCGCATCAAAGAGGATGCTGCAATCGGCATTGTTTTCACGACCCTGTTTGCGCTCGGGCTTGTGCTCATTTCAGTGATCCCCTCGCAGACCGATCTCAACCACATCATCTTCGGAAACCTGCTCGGAGTCTCATCGGCAGACCTGCTTCAGGTGGTGATTCTGGGTGTCGTGACGTTCAGCATCCTGATCATCAAGCGTCGTGACTTTACGCTCTACGCCTTCGATGCCACGCACGCCCACGCCATCGGACTAAACCCCAAAGTGCTCGGCGCCGCCCTGCTCGGCCTGCTCGCGCTCACCTCGGTCGTCGCCCTACAAGCGGTCGGGGTCGTGCTCGTCGTGGCATTGCTCATCATCCCCGGCGCGACCGCGTACCTGCTCACCGACCGCTTCGCGCGCATGCTCGTGATCGCCCCGGCGCTGTCGGCGCTCGCGGCAATCGTCGGGCTGTACCTCAGCTATTACCTCGACACGGCATCCGGTGGAATGATCGTGCTCGTTCAGGGCTGCATCTTTGCGCTCGTGTATCTCTTCAGCCCGAAGCAGGGGCTGATCGGCAAGCGCATTGGTGCGAGCAGGCGGCGACGGATGCTCGCAGCGCGCTAG
- a CDS encoding metal ABC transporter ATP-binding protein: MGGGAAASARPDTPAISVRNVTVHYGDVLALDDVSIDVAAGQVCGLIGMNGSGKSTLFKTITGMVRPDRGGVTLAGRAPAIARKAGTVGYVPQSEEVDWAFPISVRDVVMMGRYGHMGFTRRPRPADRAAVDDALARVELTDLADRQIGQLSGGQKKRAFVARGIAQEASILLLDEPFAGVDKRSEATITAVLRELASDGATVLVSTHDLNALPQLADEAILLMRSVLLHSTPAEVLKPTNLARAFGLDSHAREENG, encoded by the coding sequence GTGGGTGGGGGAGCCGCGGCATCCGCCCGGCCCGACACCCCCGCAATCAGCGTTCGGAACGTCACGGTGCACTACGGCGATGTGCTGGCGCTCGATGACGTGAGCATCGACGTCGCGGCTGGCCAGGTGTGCGGCTTGATCGGCATGAATGGTTCAGGCAAGTCGACCCTCTTCAAGACGATCACGGGGATGGTGCGCCCCGACCGCGGGGGTGTCACGCTGGCTGGTCGTGCGCCCGCCATCGCGCGCAAGGCTGGCACGGTTGGCTACGTTCCGCAGAGTGAAGAGGTGGATTGGGCGTTCCCCATCTCGGTGCGCGATGTCGTGATGATGGGTCGCTACGGTCACATGGGTTTCACGCGCAGGCCCCGGCCCGCCGACCGTGCAGCCGTGGATGACGCACTCGCCAGAGTCGAGCTCACTGATCTTGCCGACCGCCAGATCGGGCAACTCTCTGGTGGACAAAAGAAGCGGGCCTTCGTCGCTCGAGGAATTGCTCAGGAGGCGAGCATCCTGCTGCTGGATGAACCATTTGCTGGTGTGGACAAGCGTTCAGAAGCAACCATCACGGCAGTGTTGCGCGAGCTCGCGAGCGACGGAGCAACAGTGCTCGTGTCGACGCACGACCTCAACGCGCTGCCGCAGCTTGCCGATGAAGCGATTCTGCTCATGCGCAGCGTTCTCCTGCACTCCACTCCGGCCGAGGTGCTGAAGCCCACCAACCTCGCGCGCGCTTTCGGTCTCGACAGCCACGCACGAGAGGAGAATGGATGA
- a CDS encoding metal ABC transporter substrate-binding protein codes for MGTVTNTERRRSIRSILSSVLAAAIIATLGACTSAPDAAATVDPNDQRPVVLTTFTVLADMAQNVAGEHLRVESITKVGAEIHGYQPTPGDIAKAADADLILDNGLNLEAWFAQFVDGLDVPHVVVSEGVETISIAEDAYEGLPNPHAWMSPLNAQIYVDNMAQAFAELDPGNAADYASNADSYKTELQAVNDELTTELEILAPNQRALVTCEGAFSYLARDAGLSEHYLWAVNAEQQSTPRQVAAVIDYVRDNEVPAVFCESTVSDRTMQQVVEASDAVFGGTLYVDSLSAADGPVPTYLELLRHDAQLVIDGLTGARS; via the coding sequence ATGGGCACGGTCACGAACACAGAGCGGCGGAGGAGCATCCGATCGATTCTGTCGTCTGTGCTCGCCGCCGCCATCATTGCAACCCTCGGGGCCTGCACCAGCGCACCGGATGCCGCGGCAACCGTCGACCCCAATGACCAGCGCCCCGTCGTACTCACGACTTTTACCGTTCTCGCCGATATGGCCCAGAATGTGGCCGGCGAGCACCTTCGGGTGGAATCCATCACCAAGGTGGGCGCCGAGATTCACGGCTACCAGCCGACCCCCGGCGATATCGCCAAGGCGGCAGACGCCGACCTCATTCTCGACAACGGCCTCAACCTTGAAGCGTGGTTCGCACAGTTCGTCGACGGCCTCGATGTTCCTCACGTTGTGGTGTCTGAGGGTGTTGAGACGATCAGCATTGCTGAGGATGCCTACGAGGGCCTGCCGAATCCGCACGCCTGGATGAGCCCCCTGAATGCGCAAATCTATGTCGACAATATGGCTCAAGCGTTCGCCGAGCTCGATCCAGGCAATGCCGCCGATTACGCCTCAAACGCCGACAGCTACAAGACTGAGCTGCAAGCAGTGAATGACGAACTCACCACCGAGCTCGAGATCCTCGCGCCCAACCAACGTGCCCTCGTGACCTGCGAAGGTGCCTTCTCCTACCTGGCGCGGGATGCCGGCCTCAGCGAGCACTACCTCTGGGCCGTCAACGCCGAACAACAGTCCACCCCGCGACAGGTCGCCGCCGTCATCGACTACGTTCGCGACAACGAAGTGCCCGCGGTTTTCTGCGAATCGACCGTCTCCGATCGCACCATGCAACAAGTGGTGGAAGCGAGCGATGCCGTCTTCGGCGGCACGCTCTACGTGGATTCGCTGTCGGCAGCCGACGGGCCAGTTCCGACCTATCTTGAGCTGTTGCGGCACGACGCACAACTGGTGATTGACGGGCTGACAGGGGCCCGATCGTGA
- a CDS encoding NAD(P)/FAD-dependent oxidoreductase — MTHFDTIVIGAGVSGLTAARFLTQAGQRVVVLEARDRVGGRTWTERSDGLISDRGASWIHGVDNNPLTDVVRGFGMRTVEFTVGSYQPDSRPIAYYSPNGERLSDSDVTEFADDVRAFDRQLVATVAASTLGDSYEDVVDSALAALDWNADRAARVREFLLHRSEEQYGVHAGLLDAHGLDDDTVEGDEVVFPDGFDQLAANLATGLDVRLEHVVTGIEWSSGGAAVTSSRGILTAARVVVTVPIGVLKSGDLSFEPALPNWFTTAVAGFEMNNFEKVFLRFPTKFWDDNVYAIRQQGPAGEWWHSWYDLTDLHGIPALLTFAAGPSAIDARHWTDDRIAESVLDALRGLYGERVETPTHVLVTRWQDDPYSRGSYAYMKPGSTPEDHDLLATPIDGVLHFAGEATWTDDPATVTAALRSGHRAAENILGQELPFEGLANPL, encoded by the coding sequence ATGACACACTTCGACACGATCGTCATTGGCGCGGGCGTTTCTGGGCTCACTGCCGCGCGGTTTCTCACGCAGGCTGGGCAACGCGTTGTCGTGCTCGAAGCCCGTGATCGCGTGGGCGGCCGCACGTGGACAGAACGCTCCGACGGGCTCATCAGCGACCGTGGGGCATCCTGGATTCACGGCGTCGACAACAATCCGCTGACGGATGTCGTGCGCGGCTTCGGAATGCGCACTGTCGAATTCACCGTGGGAAGCTACCAACCCGATAGCCGCCCCATTGCCTATTACTCGCCGAACGGCGAGCGCCTGAGCGACAGCGACGTCACCGAGTTTGCCGACGATGTTCGCGCCTTCGACCGGCAGCTCGTGGCGACGGTTGCTGCTTCCACCCTCGGAGACTCGTACGAAGACGTTGTCGACTCCGCCCTCGCCGCACTCGACTGGAATGCCGACCGCGCCGCTCGCGTGCGTGAGTTTCTGCTGCACCGTTCGGAGGAGCAGTACGGCGTGCATGCCGGGTTGCTCGATGCGCACGGTCTCGACGATGACACCGTGGAGGGTGACGAGGTTGTCTTCCCCGACGGCTTTGACCAGCTGGCGGCGAATCTGGCGACGGGGCTCGACGTGCGTCTCGAGCATGTCGTGACCGGGATTGAGTGGTCGAGCGGCGGGGCCGCCGTCACTTCATCCCGCGGCATCCTCACGGCAGCCCGCGTCGTCGTTACGGTTCCGATTGGCGTGCTGAAGTCTGGCGACCTCAGCTTCGAGCCCGCCCTCCCCAACTGGTTCACTACGGCCGTGGCCGGATTCGAGATGAACAATTTCGAGAAAGTGTTCTTGCGGTTTCCCACCAAGTTCTGGGACGACAACGTCTACGCGATTCGCCAACAGGGCCCCGCCGGCGAGTGGTGGCATTCCTGGTACGACCTCACGGACCTGCACGGCATCCCGGCGCTTCTCACCTTCGCGGCTGGTCCAAGCGCGATCGACGCGCGCCACTGGACCGATGACCGCATCGCCGAATCGGTGTTGGATGCCCTCCGCGGCCTCTATGGCGAACGCGTCGAAACACCCACCCACGTTCTCGTCACCCGCTGGCAGGATGACCCTTACTCTCGCGGCTCTTACGCCTACATGAAACCGGGCTCAACCCCCGAAGACCACGACCTTCTGGCCACTCCCATCGACGGAGTTCTGCACTTCGCTGGCGAAGCAACGTGGACGGATGACCCCGCCACCGTCACTGCAGCGCTGCGCTCAGGCCACCGCGCGGCCGAGAACATTCTCGGTCAAGAACTGCCGTTCGAGGGGTTAGCGAACCCCCTCTAA